GCCGGCCAGTACGCCGGACTGGAGGCGCTCGCCCGCCGCCACCACGAGGACGGGCTCAGCGTCATCGGAGTGCCCTGCAACCAGTTCGGCGAGCAGGAGCCGGGCACTCCCGAGGAGATCGCCGACTTCTGCGCCGTCCGGCAGATCTCCTTCCCGCTCACCGAGAAGACCGACGTCAACGGAGCGGACCGCCACCCCCTCTACGCCGCCCTGACACCCTTCGCCGACGCGGAGGGCCACACCGGGGACGTGCGCTGGAACTTCGAGAAGTTCCTCGTCTCGTCCGCCGGCGCATGCGTGGGGCGCTTCGGCCCCACCGTCGAACCGCAGGACCCCGAACTCCTGCGCGCCGTCCGCGCGCAGGTGCGGTGAGCTCGACGCGTCACACCGCCTCGACGACTCACCCGACGCAGAGAGGATGATTTGTGAACCAGACGCCGGTTACCGCAACCGACGAGGGCATTCAGGTCGTCGGTGCCCGAGAGAACAACCTGAAGGACGTCTCCCTCGTCATCCCCAAGAACCGCATCACCGTCTTCGTCGGCGTCTCCGGCTCCGGAAAGTCCTCCCTGGTCTTCGACACCGTCGCCGTGGAGGCCCAGCGGCAGCTCAACGCCACCTTCCCCTGGAACATCCGGCACGACCTGCCCAAGTTCGAACGGCCGCACGTCGACGCGGTCACCAGGCTGACCACCCCGGTCGTCGTCGACCAGCGGCCCCTCGGCGGCAACGCCCGCTCCACCGTCGGCACGGTCACCGACGTCTACACCGTGATGCGCGTGCTCTTCGCCAACCACGGCAACGACGGCCTCGGCCAGACCTGGCTCTACTCCTTCAACGACCCCAAGGGCATGTGCCCCGAGTGCGAGGGCCTCGGCCGCGCCCGGCGCGCCAGCCCCGAGCTGATGATCGACCGCGGGAAGTCGATCGCCGAGGGCGCCATCCTCCTGCCCGGCTACACCGTCGGCAGCGCGAACTGGCAGTTCTACGCCAACTACGAGCGCCTGGACGCCGACAAGAAACTCGCGGACTACACCGACGAGGAGATGCACACCCTGCTGCACGGCAGCAACGGCACGGTCGAGGTGACCTACCCCAACGGCAACGTGCTGTCCCTGCGCTACGAGGGCCTGGTCGACAGCTTCGTCCGCCGCCATCTGAAGCGGGACACGGGCGGCATGAGCAAGGCCGCGCGCGACAAGGCGGCCGAGTTCTTCACCGAGGGCGTCTGCCCCACCTGCGAGGGCGCCCGGCTCAACCAGAAGGCGCTCGCCACCCGCATCGACGGCCACAACATCGCCGACTGGTCCCAGATGCAGGTCAGCGACCTCATCGGGGTCGTCGCCACGCTCCGGGAGCGGCTCGACACACCGCTCGTCACCACCATCATCGAGACCCTGGAGCAGATCCAGGCCATCGGCCTCGGCTACCTCACCCTGGACCGCTCCACCTCCACGCTCTCCGGCGGCGAGGGCCAGCGGCTCAAGCTCGTCAACCACCTCGGCAGCGAACTGACCGGGCTGACCTACATCTTCGACGAACCCAGCGTGGGCCTGCACCCCCGCGACGTCAGCCGCCTCAACGACCTGCTGCGCGCGCTGCGCGACAAGGGCAACACGGTTCTCGTCGTGGAGCACGACCCGGACGTCATGGCCGTCGCCGACCACGTCGTCGAGATCGGCCCGCGGGCGGGCGTGCACGGCGGCACCATCGTCTTCGAGGGCTCCTACGAGGAACTGCGCGTCGCGGACACGCTGACCGGGCAGGGGCTGCGGCGCACCGGCGGGATCAAGGAGAACCCCCGCCCGTGGGGCCGGACCCTGCCGATCGTGAACGCGACGGCGAACAACCTGAAGAACGTCTCCACCGAGATCCCCACCGGTGTCCTGACCGCCGTCACCGGAGTGGCCGGCGCGGGCAAGAGCTCCCTGATCGCCCACGCCTTCCGCGCCCAGTACCCGGGGGCCGTCTTCGTCGACCAGTCGCCCATCCCGCGCTCCTCGCGGTCCACCCCGGCGAGCTACCTCAAGCTGATGGACCCGATCCGCAAGCTCTTCGCCAAGGCCAGCGGCGAGGACGCCAGCCTCTTCAGCTTCAACTCCAAGGGCGCCTGCGAGGAGTGCGAGGGGCGCGGCCTGCTCATCACCGAGGTCGCCTACATGGACCCGGTCACCACGCACTGCGAGGTCTGCGAGGGCCGCCGCTTCAAGGAGTCGGTGCTCCAGCACCGGGTGCGCGGCAAGAACATCGCGGACGTCCTGGAGATGTCCGCCGAGGAGGCGGGGGAGTTCTTCCTCTCGGGACCGCTGCGGGCCAAGGCCAACGCCCTCGTCGAGACCGGCATCGGCTACCTCGGCCTCGGCCAGTCGCTGGCCACCCTGTCCGGCGGTGAGCGCCAGCGGCTCAAGCTCGCCGACCGGCTCTCTGGCTCGGGCACCGTCTACATCCTCGACGAGCCGACCACCGGCCTCCACCTGTCCGACATCGACAACCTCGTCGGCCTGCTCGACCGGATCGTCGAGCGGGGCAACACCGTCATCGTCATCGAGCACGACCTGGCCGTGATCTCCCAGGCCGACTGGGTCATCGACCTCGGCCCCGAGGGCGGCAACACCGGCGGCGAGATCGTCTTCACCGGCACCCCGGCCGAACTGGCACAGGCCACGCACTCCCACACCGGGCAGCACCTGAGCCTCTACCTGGCACAGTAGGGCGCCTCACGCGGCGGACGGCGGGACCGGCCCGAACGGGCCGTCCGGCTGTCCGCCGCCGTCGCGCGCCGCTCGGCGTTCGAACCGGCGCAGGCCGAAGCCAGCCCGGCCCGGACACCGCCGCCGCGTGCCACCGCCCCCTGCCCGCGCGGCCGGCTACACCCCTCCCGTCACCCGCCGGCACGCCTCCGCGTACGCCCGTACCAGGGGCCGCCGGCCGTCCTCGCGGCGCCAGGCCAGGACGTAGCGGCTGGGAGTGACGCCGCGCACCGGGCGGGCCGTCACGCCGCCCAGGGTGAGCAGGGGGACGTTGCCCGCGGCCACGAGGCACACCCCGAGGCCCGCGGTCAGGGCCTCGTACGTCTCCTCCGTGCTCGCGATCTCGGCGCCGATCCGGGGCGGGCGGCCGTCGCGGGCGTCCAGGGCGAGCCAGTGGTCGCGCAGCGGGCCCGTGCTCTCGGGCAGGGCGAGGAACGGCTCGTCGAGCAGGTCCAGGAAGTCGATCTCGGTGCGGTCGGCGAGGGGGTGCGTGTCCGGCAGGGCGACCATGAGCGGTTCCTCGGCGACGACCGTCCAGGCGTAGCGGTCCTGGCCGGGCAGCGGGAGCCAGACGAACGCGACGTCCGCGGTGCCGTCGGCGAGACCGGTGGTCGGGTCCTCCCAGTTGACCTGCCGCAGCCGGAGGGCGGTCTCCGGCTGCGCCGCCGTGAAGCGGGAGCGGATCGCGGGCAGCAGTCCCCCGCGGACCGGGCTGGTGCTCATGCCCACGACCAGCGTGTCGCGCCGCGCGGCCCGGACGGAGTCCATCGCGGCCGCGCCCCCCTCCCACGCGCCCAGCACCCCGCGCGCGTGCGGCAGCAGTGCCGTACCGGCGTCGGTGAGGGCAACGCCGTGCCGGTCGCGCCGGAACAGCTCGACGCCCAACTGCCGCTCCAGAGCCCGGATCTGCTTGCTCAGCGCGGGCTGGGAGACGTACAGCCGCTCGGCGGCGCGGGTGAAGTGCAGTTCCTCGGCCACCGCGACGAAGTAGCGCAGGTCCCGCACATGAACGTCCATCGTCATGACCATCGGCTATCACCAAAGGTCTTGGACGGGCAACCGGCCGAAGGGGAAGGGTGGTTGGCGCAAGGGAGAAGACGAGACGAGGAGCGGTCATGAACAAGGTCTGGCTGATCACGGGCGCGAGCAGCGGTTTCGGGCGGGCGATCGCCGAGGCCGCCCTCGCCGCCGGCGATGTCGTGGTGGGCGCGGCCCGGCGCCCCGAGGCGCTGGACGACCTGGTCGCCGCCCACCCCGACCGGGTCGAGGCGCTGCGCCTGGACGTCACCGACACGGGCGCCGCCGAGGCCGCCGTACGGGACGTCGTGGCGCGGCACGGGCGGATCGACGTCCTGGTCAACAACGCGGGCCGGACGCACGTCGGGGCGTTCGAGGAGACCACCGAGGAGGAGCTGCGGGCGCTGTTCGAGGTGCATGTCTTCGGCCCGGCCGCCCTCACCAGAGCCGTGCTGCCGCACATGCGCGAGCGGCGCTCGGGCGCGATCGTGCAGCTGAGCAGCATGGGCGGGCAGCTGTCCTTCGCGGGCTTCTCGGCGTACAGCGCCACGAAGTTCGCCCTGGAGGGCCTGTCCGAGGGGCTCGCGGACGAGGTCGCCGAGTTCGGTGTCAAGGTGCTGATCGTCGAGCCGGGCGCCTTCCGCACCGGCCTGTTCGAGACCGGGCGGGCCGGCGCCAGCCAGGACAGCGGCGTGTACGCCAAGGTGCGCGAGACCCGCGGCCTCGTCGCGGGCGGCGACGGCACCCAGCCCGGCGACCCGGCCAAGGCCGCGGCCCTCATCCTGGCCGCGCTGGAGGCCGACCCCACACCGCTGCGGCTGCCCCTGGGCGACGACGGCGTCAGCGCGGTCCTCGGCCACCTCGACCAGGTGCGGGACGAGGTCCTGGCGTGGGAGAAGCGCAGCCGGAACACGGCGTTCGACGACTGACGCCACCCGGCGAGGGCCCTGCTCGTCCGTGCAGGGCCCTTGTGCAATTCCTGTGGAGGCCTCAATCTTTCGGCTGACGCACAGGAGTCACCCCTTGATTGACATGACCATGACTCAAGGGTGCTCCGACGGGCGTGCACCACACCCCACAGCGCACCACCGATCGAGGAGGACCCCTCAGATGGCAGTGATGCGTACTCCCCACAGACCCACCCGGCGAAGACTGGCCGCGCTCGGCGCGACGGCCACCGCGGCGCTCGTCGCGAGCCTCGTCTCCGCCCTCCCCGCCGGCGCGGCCCCGGCCGCCGAAGGGCGCGTCCAGTACCAAGGCGCCGCGAACGCCGTCGCCGACAGCTACATCGTCACCCTGAAGACCGAGAAGGCCGGCTCCGCCGCGGGCCGCGCCCTCGCGCACAAGTACGGCGCCGCCATCGAGCGCACGTACACCAAGGCCCTCAACGGCTACGAGGTCGAGGCCTCCGCGTCCGAGGCGAAACGTCTCGCCGCCGACCCGGGCATCGCCTCCGTCGTGCAGAACCGGACGTTCTCCATCACCGCGACGCAGCCCGGCCCGCCCTCCTGGGGCCTGGACCGCATCGACCAGAAGAACCTGCCGCTGAACAGCTCCTACACCTACCCGGACGCGGCGGGCGAGGGCGTCACGGCATACGTCATCGACACCGGCGTCCGCATCACGCACGGCGACTTCGGCGGCCGCGCCTCCTACGGCTACGACGCCGTCGACAACGACAACACCGCCCAGGACGGCCACGGCCACGGCACGCACGTCGCCGGCACGGTCGCCGGCAGCGCCTACGGCGTCGCCAAGAAGGCCAAGGTCGTCGGCGTCCGCGTGCTGAACAACTCCGGCCAGGGCACCACCGCCCAGGTCGTCGCCGGCATCGACTGGGTCGCCCGCAACGCGGTCAAGCCCGCCGTCGCCAACATGTCCCTCGGCGGCCCCGGCGACACGGCCATCGACACGGCCGTCCGCAACGCCGTCACCTCCGGCGTCACCTTCGTCGTCGCGGCCGGCAACGAGTCCACCAACGCCTCCACCCGGTCCCCGGCCCGCGTCACCGAAGCCGTCACGGTCGGCGCGACGACCTCGGGCGACGCGAAGGCGAGCTACTCCAACTACGGCTCCGTCCTCGACCTGTTCGCGCCCGGTTCGTCCATCACCTCGGCCTGGAGCACGGGCGACTCGGCGACCAACACCATCTCCGGCACGTCGATGGCGAGCCCGCACGTCGCCGGCGCCGCCGCGCTGTACCTGGCGGACAACCCCGCGGCCACCCCCGCGCAGGTCTCCTCCGCACTGACCTCCGCCGCCACCACCGGCGTCGTCACCAGCCCCGGCACCGGATCGCCCAACCGGCTCCTGAACGTCGGCGGCGGTACCACCACCCCGCCCGGCCCGCGCTTCGAGAACACCACCGACCAGGCCATCGCCGACAACGCGACCGCCGAGTCGCCGGTGACCGTCTCCGGCGTCTCCGGCAACGCCCCGTCGGCCCTGGCCGTCGAGGTGCACATCGTCCACACCTACATCGGCGACCTCCAGGTCCAGCTGATCGCCCCCGACGGCACGGCGTACACGCTGAAGTCGTACGGCACCGGCGGCAGCGCCGACAACATCGACACCACCTACACCGTGAACGCCTCCTCGGAGACCGCGAACGGCACATGGAAGCTCCGGGTGAGCGACAACGCCCGCATGGACACCGGGCGGATCGACGCCTGGGCCCTCCAGTTCTGAGCTTGAACTCCTCCTGACAACGACCGGCAGTCAGGCGTCCCTCGCCCTCGCGGCAGGCTCCGGGTCCCCGACCCGGCCCGCCCCGAGGGCGAGTTCGTCTCCCCGGGGGTTCTCGCGCATCCGGGTCCACTACGGGGTGGTTGTGCTTCTATGGGTGCGGAATGAGCAGAGGGAGACGCGCGAAGGACGGGATGCGCTGAATGCTGGACGACGCCTCCCTGTCCGTGACCGCGGCGGCCGGCACGGCCGTGACCGAAGCCGTCGGCACCGGGGCATGGCCCGCCGTGCGCGCCGCGGCGGCCCGGTTGCTGAGCCGGGGCACCCCGGGTGACGTCCGGACGCATCTGGCGCGCCTGGACCGCGACATGACCGCCTTGCTGGAGGGGCACGACGAACGGCTGCGCATCCGCCTGGAGTCCGCCTGGCAGACGCGGTTCGAGGTACTGCTGGACGGGGCGGCGGACAGCGAGCGTACGGAACTCCTCACGGAACTCCAGGAGTTGACCCTGCTCGGGCAGGGCCGGTACGCCCTCGCCGCGCGGCCCGGGCTGTCGCCGGCGGCACCGGCCGCGCCCGTGCCGCCGTCACCGGCTCCGTCCTGCCCGCCGCCCTCTCCGCCCTCTTCAACCGAGGCGCCCGGCCCCGACGGCACGGTCCGCGCCCCCGTGCTCGTCGGGAAACTCCCCACCGCGGCGGGGCCGTTCCGCGACCGGCCCGACGCGGGCCTGCCGGACGGCCTGTGGGACGGGCCCTCGCCCACCTGGGCCCTCGTCGGGCCCCCCGGGGTGGGCAAGACGCGGCTCGCCGCGCACCTGGCCCGTCGCGTGCTGCGGGACGGGGCGGCCGATCTCGTCGTGTGGATGACCGCCACCAGTGAGGACGCGGTCGTCTGCGGCTACGCCGAGGCGGCCGAGGCCGTCACCGGGCACGGCAGCGCCCAGCCCGAGCATGCCGCGGAGGCGTTCCGTTCCTGGCTGAGCTGGACCGACCGGCGCTGGCTCGTGGTGCTCGACGGGCTGCCCGGCACCGCCGAACTGCACCACCTGTGGCCGCCGGAACGCCCCAACGGCCGCGTCCTGGTCACCACCGGCCACGCCGGGTCCCTGCCGGCCGGCAGCAGCCGCCTGGACCTCGGGCCGTGGGACGAGAGGGCCGCGGCCGAGCAGTTGACGCGTGAACTCGCCGAACTCGGACGGACGGACGACCCCGCGCACATCGCCGCCCTGGCGGCCGACCTCCGGCAGCACCCGCTGGCGCTGTCCACGGCGGCCGCCGACCTGGCCTTCACGGGCCGGAGTTGCGCCGCCTACCGCACGGCCCTTCGCGAGGTACGGCAAGAGCCGGCCCCGAGCAGCGCGGACGCGGCCCGCGCCGCAGCCGGTGGCGGACCGGGCCCCGACCTGGTCACGGCCTGCTGGTGGCTGTCCATCGGGACGGCCGACCGGCACGCGGCCGGCCTCGCCCGCCCCCTGCTCGAACTGGCCGCCGTGCTCGACCCGCACGGCGTGCCCGTCGCCGTCCTCACCAGCGCACCCGCCCTCCAGCACCTCGCACGCCGCCGGACCCCGTCGCACGGCGACGCCCCGCAGACCGCCTCCCCGGACGCCCCGACCGCCCTCGACGCCCTGACCGCCCTCGACGTGCTGCACCGCCTGCGGCTGGTCGAACGCGGCGGCGACGCGGAGC
This genomic stretch from Streptomyces sp. Go-475 harbors:
- a CDS encoding glutathione peroxidase, whose amino-acid sequence is MTVFDIAIADLNGKPDLLSRHRGRTLLIVNVASRCALAGQYAGLEALARRHHEDGLSVIGVPCNQFGEQEPGTPEEIADFCAVRQISFPLTEKTDVNGADRHPLYAALTPFADAEGHTGDVRWNFEKFLVSSAGACVGRFGPTVEPQDPELLRAVRAQVR
- a CDS encoding S8 family peptidase, whose protein sequence is MAVMRTPHRPTRRRLAALGATATAALVASLVSALPAGAAPAAEGRVQYQGAANAVADSYIVTLKTEKAGSAAGRALAHKYGAAIERTYTKALNGYEVEASASEAKRLAADPGIASVVQNRTFSITATQPGPPSWGLDRIDQKNLPLNSSYTYPDAAGEGVTAYVIDTGVRITHGDFGGRASYGYDAVDNDNTAQDGHGHGTHVAGTVAGSAYGVAKKAKVVGVRVLNNSGQGTTAQVVAGIDWVARNAVKPAVANMSLGGPGDTAIDTAVRNAVTSGVTFVVAAGNESTNASTRSPARVTEAVTVGATTSGDAKASYSNYGSVLDLFAPGSSITSAWSTGDSATNTISGTSMASPHVAGAAALYLADNPAATPAQVSSALTSAATTGVVTSPGTGSPNRLLNVGGGTTTPPGPRFENTTDQAIADNATAESPVTVSGVSGNAPSALAVEVHIVHTYIGDLQVQLIAPDGTAYTLKSYGTGGSADNIDTTYTVNASSETANGTWKLRVSDNARMDTGRIDAWALQF
- a CDS encoding excinuclease ABC subunit UvrA; this translates as MNQTPVTATDEGIQVVGARENNLKDVSLVIPKNRITVFVGVSGSGKSSLVFDTVAVEAQRQLNATFPWNIRHDLPKFERPHVDAVTRLTTPVVVDQRPLGGNARSTVGTVTDVYTVMRVLFANHGNDGLGQTWLYSFNDPKGMCPECEGLGRARRASPELMIDRGKSIAEGAILLPGYTVGSANWQFYANYERLDADKKLADYTDEEMHTLLHGSNGTVEVTYPNGNVLSLRYEGLVDSFVRRHLKRDTGGMSKAARDKAAEFFTEGVCPTCEGARLNQKALATRIDGHNIADWSQMQVSDLIGVVATLRERLDTPLVTTIIETLEQIQAIGLGYLTLDRSTSTLSGGEGQRLKLVNHLGSELTGLTYIFDEPSVGLHPRDVSRLNDLLRALRDKGNTVLVVEHDPDVMAVADHVVEIGPRAGVHGGTIVFEGSYEELRVADTLTGQGLRRTGGIKENPRPWGRTLPIVNATANNLKNVSTEIPTGVLTAVTGVAGAGKSSLIAHAFRAQYPGAVFVDQSPIPRSSRSTPASYLKLMDPIRKLFAKASGEDASLFSFNSKGACEECEGRGLLITEVAYMDPVTTHCEVCEGRRFKESVLQHRVRGKNIADVLEMSAEEAGEFFLSGPLRAKANALVETGIGYLGLGQSLATLSGGERQRLKLADRLSGSGTVYILDEPTTGLHLSDIDNLVGLLDRIVERGNTVIVIEHDLAVISQADWVIDLGPEGGNTGGEIVFTGTPAELAQATHSHTGQHLSLYLAQ
- a CDS encoding oxidoreductase; translated protein: MNKVWLITGASSGFGRAIAEAALAAGDVVVGAARRPEALDDLVAAHPDRVEALRLDVTDTGAAEAAVRDVVARHGRIDVLVNNAGRTHVGAFEETTEEELRALFEVHVFGPAALTRAVLPHMRERRSGAIVQLSSMGGQLSFAGFSAYSATKFALEGLSEGLADEVAEFGVKVLIVEPGAFRTGLFETGRAGASQDSGVYAKVRETRGLVAGGDGTQPGDPAKAAALILAALEADPTPLRLPLGDDGVSAVLGHLDQVRDEVLAWEKRSRNTAFDD
- a CDS encoding LysR family transcriptional regulator; the protein is MTMDVHVRDLRYFVAVAEELHFTRAAERLYVSQPALSKQIRALERQLGVELFRRDRHGVALTDAGTALLPHARGVLGAWEGGAAAMDSVRAARRDTLVVGMSTSPVRGGLLPAIRSRFTAAQPETALRLRQVNWEDPTTGLADGTADVAFVWLPLPGQDRYAWTVVAEEPLMVALPDTHPLADRTEIDFLDLLDEPFLALPESTGPLRDHWLALDARDGRPPRIGAEIASTEETYEALTAGLGVCLVAAGNVPLLTLGGVTARPVRGVTPSRYVLAWRREDGRRPLVRAYAEACRRVTGGV